One genomic window of Myxococcota bacterium includes the following:
- the nadC gene encoding carboxylating nicotinate-nucleotide diphosphorylase yields MLGPVDLPPYRSWRALVQLALDEDLGPGDVTTALVTGPEDPGVGVIEARQELCVCGLPIAAAVFRELDPGLTFEPVVRDGDRVQPGEPLARLHGSLRSILIGERPALNFMMRLCGIATETQRYVDAVAGTGTEIVDTRKTLPGWRVLDKYATAVGGGRNHRVGLFDGILLKDNHLALAGGVEAALKAALAHAPAGLRVQVEVESEADAIAAVDAGADFLLLDNCDPPTMRSIVDRLGKTALLEASGGVTLANVRSVAETGVHRISIGALTHSAPAADVALELEGAGATGGGVTR; encoded by the coding sequence GTGCTCGGCCCCGTGGACCTGCCTCCCTATCGGTCCTGGCGCGCGCTGGTCCAGCTCGCCCTCGACGAAGACCTGGGCCCGGGCGACGTGACCACCGCGCTGGTCACTGGCCCCGAGGATCCGGGCGTCGGCGTGATCGAGGCGCGTCAGGAGCTCTGCGTGTGCGGCCTGCCGATCGCGGCTGCGGTGTTCCGCGAACTCGACCCGGGCCTCACCTTCGAGCCCGTGGTGCGCGACGGCGATCGCGTACAGCCCGGTGAACCGCTGGCGCGACTCCACGGCTCGCTGCGCTCGATCCTGATCGGGGAGCGCCCGGCCCTCAACTTCATGATGCGCCTGTGTGGCATCGCCACCGAAACCCAGCGCTACGTCGACGCGGTGGCGGGTACGGGCACCGAGATCGTCGATACGCGCAAGACGCTCCCGGGTTGGCGCGTCCTCGACAAGTACGCGACCGCGGTCGGCGGCGGACGCAACCACCGCGTCGGCCTCTTCGACGGCATCCTGCTGAAGGACAACCACCTGGCGCTCGCCGGAGGCGTCGAAGCCGCGCTGAAGGCCGCCCTCGCACACGCGCCCGCTGGACTGCGCGTCCAGGTGGAGGTCGAGAGCGAAGCCGACGCCATCGCGGCCGTCGATGCAGGCGCCGACTTCCTGCTGCTCGACAACTGCGATCCGCCGACGATGCGTTCCATCGTCGATCGCCTGGGCAAGACGGCGCTGCTCGAAGCCAGCGGCGGCGTCACCCTCGCGAACGTGCGCAGCGTCGCCGAGACCGGCGTGCACCGCATCTCGATCGGCGCCCTCACCCACTCGGCGCCGGCCGCTGACGTCGCACTGGAACTCGAAGGAGCGGGAGCGACCGGCGGAGGGGTCACGCGTTGA
- a CDS encoding Stp1/IreP family PP2C-type Ser/Thr phosphatase, translating to MKLRAAARSDVGLRRAANEDAFALAPALGLYLVADGMGGHVAGQLASQLAANGTVEAFQTVAERDAELTEKLRYCVAFANHHIYSTAQQKPEVKGMGTTLVALLAGDGRLALAHVGDSRAYLVRAGKIRQLTDDHSLVAELVRRKELSAEDAKGHPHRHVLTRALGVRREVEADLAELTATEGDTVVLCSDGLTNHVSDDEIAEFASASDDLDQNCVSLVGLANERGGEDNITVALVRCDDPGTAD from the coding sequence ATGAAGCTCCGAGCTGCCGCACGCTCCGATGTCGGCTTGCGTCGCGCGGCCAACGAGGACGCCTTCGCGCTGGCGCCTGCGCTGGGGCTGTACCTGGTGGCAGACGGGATGGGGGGCCACGTCGCGGGACAGCTGGCGAGCCAGCTCGCTGCCAACGGCACGGTGGAGGCCTTCCAGACGGTGGCCGAACGCGACGCCGAGCTGACCGAGAAGCTCCGCTATTGCGTTGCCTTCGCAAATCATCACATCTACTCGACAGCACAGCAGAAACCCGAAGTGAAGGGGATGGGCACGACGCTCGTGGCGCTGCTCGCGGGCGACGGCCGCCTGGCCCTGGCGCACGTCGGGGACAGCCGCGCGTACCTGGTGCGCGCGGGCAAGATTCGCCAGCTGACCGACGACCACTCGCTCGTCGCCGAGCTCGTGCGGCGCAAGGAGCTGTCGGCCGAGGACGCGAAGGGACACCCGCACCGACACGTGCTGACGCGGGCGCTCGGCGTCCGGCGGGAAGTCGAGGCCGATCTGGCGGAGCTGACCGCGACCGAAGGAGACACGGTCGTGCTCTGCTCCGATGGGCTCACCAACCACGTGAGCGACGACGAGATTGCCGAATTCGCATCGGCGAGCGACGACCTCGATCAGAACTGCGTTTCGCTGGTGGGCCTGGCCAACGAACGGGGCGGCGAGGACAACATCACAGTGGCGCTCGTGCGCTGTGACGATCCGGGAACGGCGGACTGA
- a CDS encoding FliA/WhiG family RNA polymerase sigma factor, with the protein METLLREAKEKHDAIPANLKEQIVLEHTPLIRYIVNRIAVRLPSHIDLDDLHNTGVIGLMDAIEKYDPEKNCKFKTYAEFRIKGAILDQLRSLDWVPRSVRQKSRRLERAYGEVEQRLGRTASEEEVADSLGLQIEKFHELLNQVRGISLVNLEEIRGTNSDGERAGTFADIVEDVNSENAFASLKLTETKHVIAETIASLPEKERLVISLYYYEDLNMKEIGGILGITESRVCQIHTKSVLRLRAKLKSMLDR; encoded by the coding sequence ATGGAAACGCTCCTCCGCGAGGCGAAGGAGAAGCACGACGCGATCCCGGCGAACTTGAAGGAACAGATCGTCCTCGAGCACACGCCGCTGATCCGATACATCGTGAATCGCATCGCCGTCCGGCTGCCGTCGCACATCGACCTGGACGATTTGCACAACACCGGCGTCATTGGCCTGATGGACGCGATCGAAAAGTACGATCCCGAGAAGAACTGCAAGTTCAAGACGTATGCGGAGTTCCGCATCAAGGGCGCCATCCTCGACCAGCTGCGATCGCTGGACTGGGTGCCGCGCAGCGTCCGACAGAAGAGCCGCCGGCTCGAGCGCGCCTACGGCGAGGTGGAACAGCGCCTCGGCCGCACCGCGAGCGAAGAAGAAGTGGCGGACTCGCTCGGTCTGCAGATCGAGAAGTTCCACGAGCTCCTGAACCAGGTGCGCGGCATCTCGCTGGTGAACCTCGAAGAGATTCGCGGCACCAACTCGGATGGCGAGCGCGCCGGCACCTTCGCCGACATCGTCGAGGACGTGAACTCGGAGAACGCTTTCGCGTCTCTGAAGCTCACCGAGACGAAGCACGTCATCGCGGAGACGATCGCGAGCCTGCCCGAGAAGGAGCGCCTCGTGATCTCGCTCTACTACTACGAAGATCTCAACATGAAAGAGATCGGCGGGATCCTCGGCATCACCGAATCGCGGGTGTGCCAGATCCACACGAAGAGCGTGCTGCGCCTCCGGGCGAAGCTGAAGAGCATGCTCGACCGCTAG
- a CDS encoding response regulator translates to MPKTLLLADDSVTIQKVVGISFASEDIEITTVDNGDDAVAKAREMNPDVILADVVMPGLNGYEVCETLKADPQLSHVPILLLTGTFEAFDEARANSAGAAGHVAKPFEAQTLVDRVKTLLEATPAAATPPPVATPEPVASEAISTPEPAATRVEPMPASTVSGDSAFDFFNDEPAAPATPTPEPPVADTDVEVLGFAAQDAAFAFGDEDLGNATTAPDETVAFMPDTPPPPPREEAPIVDPGFASDAIAAPVDHADLAQATQLDPSGASDYDVSSSDLSHLTENANPAATQVYFGDDAPPAPPSLSFDAPSESEAPAFEPPPAETPGFETPSLPPDPVLGMLQSEPVDAASPGEEPLLEAEPLPAVDADDASPWPPEPEVTAAPTPMPTEVQAMPTEVDAIPALEVDAAPIEDSVPALSPAMREELSATLEKVAWDAFGQVTEKIVRESIERIEKVAWEVVPKLAETLIQEEIRRLKGEDR, encoded by the coding sequence ATGCCCAAGACCCTGCTCCTCGCCGACGATAGTGTCACGATCCAGAAGGTCGTTGGCATCAGCTTCGCGAGCGAAGATATCGAGATCACCACGGTCGACAACGGGGACGACGCCGTCGCCAAAGCCCGTGAAATGAACCCGGACGTCATCCTGGCGGATGTCGTGATGCCGGGACTCAACGGCTACGAGGTCTGCGAAACGCTCAAGGCGGATCCGCAGCTCTCGCACGTGCCGATCCTGTTGTTGACCGGGACCTTCGAAGCCTTCGACGAAGCCCGCGCGAACAGCGCGGGGGCTGCGGGCCACGTGGCCAAGCCCTTCGAAGCGCAGACCCTGGTGGACCGCGTGAAAACGCTGCTCGAAGCCACGCCCGCCGCGGCGACGCCGCCGCCGGTTGCCACGCCGGAGCCCGTCGCCTCGGAAGCGATCTCCACCCCGGAGCCGGCGGCGACCCGCGTGGAGCCGATGCCCGCCTCGACCGTGTCGGGCGACAGCGCCTTCGACTTCTTCAACGACGAGCCCGCCGCACCGGCCACTCCGACGCCGGAGCCGCCGGTCGCGGACACCGACGTGGAAGTGCTCGGTTTCGCCGCCCAGGACGCCGCGTTCGCGTTCGGCGACGAAGATCTCGGCAACGCCACGACGGCGCCGGACGAGACCGTCGCCTTCATGCCCGACACGCCGCCGCCCCCGCCGCGCGAGGAGGCACCGATCGTCGACCCCGGCTTCGCGAGCGATGCGATCGCGGCACCGGTCGACCACGCCGACCTCGCCCAGGCCACCCAGCTGGACCCGAGCGGCGCATCGGACTACGACGTGTCCTCCTCGGACCTCTCGCACCTGACGGAGAACGCCAACCCGGCGGCCACCCAGGTGTACTTCGGCGACGACGCGCCCCCGGCCCCGCCGTCCCTCTCCTTCGACGCTCCGTCCGAGAGCGAGGCGCCCGCCTTCGAACCGCCGCCCGCCGAGACCCCCGGGTTCGAGACGCCTTCGCTGCCGCCCGACCCGGTTCTGGGCATGCTCCAGAGTGAGCCCGTCGATGCCGCCTCACCGGGCGAAGAGCCGCTGCTCGAAGCGGAGCCGCTCCCCGCGGTGGATGCCGACGACGCCAGCCCCTGGCCGCCCGAGCCCGAGGTCACCGCGGCGCCGACCCCGATGCCTACCGAAGTCCAAGCGATGCCCACCGAGGTGGACGCGATCCCCGCGCTGGAAGTCGACGCGGCGCCGATCGAGGACAGCGTCCCGGCCCTGTCGCCGGCGATGCGCGAAGAGCTCAGCGCCACGCTCGAGAAGGTCGCCTGGGATGCGTTCGGCCAGGTGACCGAGAAGATCGTGCGCGAGTCGATCGAGCGCATCGAGAAGGTCGCCTGGGAAGTCGTCCCGAAGCTCGCCGAGACCCTCATCCAGGAGGAGATCCGGCGGCTCAAGGGCGAAGACCGCTAG